In a single window of the Paenibacillus sp. MMS20-IR301 genome:
- a CDS encoding glycoside hydrolase family 9 protein translates to MRKKVSLFLAVTLFATILFSVPAKTEAAVSEAPAGWRDLVDYRIFSTISDGWAGDSGFGLETVDSKLPIDNAAVYNGLPSLLLNTKTPSSPSWYNALITVAGWKAYDFTSYYPNGYLEFNIKGNAGGETFLLGFKDRVFERAAGNEITTTVNINSYTSITTAWKHVKIPLKDLMQVSQGINISSIDALSLKNNGFQPLKVWLNDIRVTSPDKEKEYAPIKVNQLGYPADGVKQALVTGFEDVLTADAGTPFKVINTATNTAAFTGALVLTSNYDAIDSGERIFTADFTGLTAPGQYYVAVQGLQNSPKFTIGDAGSLYEPFLNDVTRYFYYQRTGINITSPYTQNYQRTDFTPDTSVPLMSNPSIRKDVSKGWYDAGDKGKYVNAGAKALSDLFWAYELMPEKFTDSQFNIPESGNGIPDILDESRWELEWMLKMQDEATGGFYARVTFQDDDNMVDRQIIDKDTVSSRTGIKTTADTATAAGVLAHAYLIYQNIDPAFAQSCLDAAEAAWGYLEAHPENIRTPNTGRWPYDVTDDASNRLWAAGSLYRSTGAAEYNNYFLAHYADMAIFFEDALDFASGWANTWNTGFFSYLKAAAPDSAVVSWYTDKFQQWFNDKVSRYNDSAWKSVIKDGNYYWGITMQVADTPMEMIIGTKLLGTFESNRAVIDEVTYSQLDWILGQNPVGVSFVSGYGDNSVKYPFSIMFRTDNLPGVPKGYLVGGPNRYSNDITVGNQISRFAGKNYTDNFQEWTTNEHTVYWNSGLVFVAAYATGTSTTSNSSISPVTAAFDKKPANQSDIPVNLTLNGNTLTGIRNGTASLIEGTDYTVSNNTVTLLKGYLAGQQTGTVHLTFEFSAGASAQLSVIVTDSSVANSAISPVTASFDKKTASQADIPVALTLNGNTLTGIKNGSVSLVQGTDYTISGAAVTLQKAYLAAQPVGTTTLTFNFSAGASAALTVTVVNTTSGGTGSIKVQQYNSTATGNTLSPRIKLVNTGTSAINLADVKLHYYYSIDGEKDQSYWCDWSTVGSANVTGTFIKPAAPVSGADTLFELGFTSGAGSLAAGASIEIQIRISKNDWSNYSQADDYSFVPAGTSYADWSKTTAYIAGTLQWGIEP, encoded by the coding sequence TTGAGGAAAAAAGTAAGTTTGTTTTTGGCGGTTACCTTATTTGCGACTATTCTTTTTTCGGTTCCGGCAAAGACAGAGGCTGCAGTAAGCGAAGCGCCCGCCGGGTGGAGAGACTTAGTGGACTACCGTATCTTCAGTACAATTTCGGACGGCTGGGCCGGTGACAGCGGATTTGGGCTGGAGACGGTGGACAGCAAGCTGCCGATTGACAATGCTGCGGTTTATAATGGATTGCCTTCGCTGCTGCTCAATACGAAGACACCTTCCAGCCCGTCCTGGTACAACGCCCTGATTACGGTTGCCGGATGGAAAGCGTATGACTTCACCTCGTATTATCCCAATGGATACCTTGAGTTCAATATCAAGGGGAACGCGGGCGGAGAGACCTTCCTGCTGGGCTTCAAGGACAGAGTCTTCGAACGGGCTGCCGGCAATGAAATCACTACAACCGTCAACATTAACAGCTATACCAGCATCACTACAGCCTGGAAGCATGTGAAGATCCCGCTGAAGGATTTGATGCAGGTCTCGCAAGGCATCAACATTTCCTCCATCGATGCCTTATCTCTTAAGAATAACGGCTTTCAGCCGCTAAAGGTCTGGCTTAATGACATCAGGGTTACCTCTCCGGATAAGGAGAAGGAGTACGCACCTATCAAGGTTAATCAGCTGGGTTATCCCGCAGACGGGGTGAAGCAGGCGCTCGTCACCGGCTTTGAGGATGTTCTCACTGCTGATGCGGGTACCCCGTTCAAGGTCATTAACACGGCAACGAATACCGCTGCTTTCACCGGAGCGCTTGTGCTCACCAGCAATTATGATGCCATCGACAGCGGGGAGCGGATCTTCACCGCCGATTTTACCGGCTTAACCGCTCCGGGACAATACTATGTTGCAGTGCAGGGTCTGCAGAATTCACCCAAATTCACGATCGGGGATGCCGGCAGCCTGTATGAACCTTTTCTGAATGACGTAACGCGGTATTTCTATTACCAGAGAACCGGGATCAATATTACCAGCCCGTACACCCAGAATTATCAAAGAACCGATTTCACCCCGGATACCTCAGTGCCGTTAATGTCCAACCCTTCAATCCGCAAAGATGTATCCAAAGGCTGGTATGATGCAGGCGATAAAGGCAAGTACGTCAATGCCGGCGCCAAAGCCTTATCCGATCTCTTCTGGGCCTATGAACTTATGCCGGAGAAATTCACTGACAGCCAGTTCAATATTCCGGAGAGCGGGAACGGTATTCCGGATATTCTGGACGAATCACGCTGGGAACTGGAATGGATGCTCAAGATGCAGGATGAGGCTACGGGAGGCTTCTATGCGCGTGTAACCTTCCAGGATGATGACAATATGGTTGACAGACAGATTATTGATAAGGATACGGTTAGCTCCCGGACAGGGATTAAGACAACCGCCGATACGGCTACAGCAGCCGGTGTGCTTGCACATGCTTACCTGATCTATCAGAATATCGATCCGGCATTTGCACAGAGCTGCCTGGATGCAGCTGAAGCGGCATGGGGATATCTGGAGGCGCATCCGGAGAATATCCGTACACCTAACACAGGCAGATGGCCTTACGATGTAACAGATGATGCTTCGAACCGTCTGTGGGCGGCAGGCTCCCTGTACCGTTCAACAGGTGCAGCTGAGTACAATAATTATTTCCTGGCCCATTATGCGGATATGGCCATCTTCTTCGAGGATGCGCTGGATTTCGCCAGCGGCTGGGCGAACACCTGGAACACAGGCTTCTTCAGCTATCTGAAAGCTGCTGCTCCGGATTCCGCCGTTGTCAGCTGGTATACCGACAAATTCCAGCAATGGTTCAATGACAAAGTAAGCAGATACAACGACAGCGCCTGGAAAAGCGTGATTAAAGACGGTAACTACTACTGGGGGATCACCATGCAGGTGGCGGACACTCCGATGGAAATGATTATCGGCACGAAGCTGCTGGGAACCTTCGAGAGCAACCGCGCAGTCATTGATGAGGTTACTTACAGCCAGCTGGACTGGATTCTCGGCCAGAACCCGGTAGGTGTATCCTTCGTCTCAGGGTATGGCGACAACAGTGTGAAGTATCCGTTCAGCATCATGTTCCGCACAGATAATCTGCCTGGAGTGCCTAAGGGTTATCTGGTTGGTGGACCCAACAGATACTCCAATGATATCACTGTAGGGAACCAGATCTCCCGGTTCGCCGGCAAGAACTATACCGACAACTTCCAGGAATGGACAACGAATGAGCATACCGTGTACTGGAATTCAGGGCTCGTATTCGTAGCTGCTTATGCAACAGGAACCAGCACCACCAGCAACTCATCCATCAGTCCCGTTACAGCCGCGTTTGATAAGAAACCGGCTAATCAGTCCGATATTCCGGTAAACCTGACGCTGAACGGCAATACGCTTACCGGAATCAGGAACGGCACAGCGTCTTTGATTGAGGGAACGGATTATACGGTTTCCAATAACACAGTCACGCTGCTTAAAGGTTATCTTGCCGGGCAGCAGACAGGGACGGTCCATCTCACCTTTGAGTTTAGTGCCGGAGCGTCAGCACAGCTGTCCGTTATAGTGACAGACTCTTCAGTTGCCAATTCGGCAATCAGTCCGGTAACCGCCAGCTTTGACAAGAAAACCGCCAGCCAGGCTGACATTCCTGTAGCCCTGACACTGAACGGCAATACGCTCACCGGCATTAAGAACGGCTCAGTGTCCCTGGTGCAAGGCACAGATTACACTATTTCAGGGGCAGCAGTGACCCTCCAGAAAGCTTATCTGGCAGCCCAGCCGGTCGGAACAACTACATTAACGTTCAACTTCAGTGCAGGGGCAAGTGCTGCTCTTACAGTTACTGTGGTGAATACAACCTCAGGCGGAACCGGGTCCATCAAGGTTCAGCAGTATAACTCCACGGCAACAGGGAATACACTGAGTCCGCGGATCAAGCTGGTGAATACCGGAACTTCGGCGATTAACCTGGCTGACGTGAAGCTGCATTATTACTACAGCATTGACGGGGAGAAGGATCAGAGCTACTGGTGTGACTGGTCAACTGTCGGCAGCGCTAACGTGACAGGCACCTTCATTAAGCCAGCCGCTCCGGTGAGCGGAGCCGACACCCTATTCGAGCTGGGATTTACCAGTGGAGCCGGAAGTCTGGCTGCAGGTGCAAGCATTGAAATCCAGATCCGCATCAGCAAAAATGACTGGTCTAACTACTCGCAGGCCGATGATTATTCCTTCGTCCCGGCAGGAACCTCCTATGCGGACTGGAGCAAAACAACCGCTTATATCGCAGGCACACTTCAGTGGGGAATTGAACCTTAA
- a CDS encoding MarR family transcriptional regulator yields the protein MQQILREIGMIARALDSISNIEFKEYDLTKGQYLYLVRICEHPGIIQEKVAEMLKVDRTTAARAVQKLETSGFIVKKDDALNKKIKKLFPTEKGEQVYPFLRREHEHTDAVALTGFSAEETETLSRLLQKMRANVEKDWEYVKKGNLRNY from the coding sequence ATGCAGCAAATCCTCCGGGAAATCGGCATGATTGCCAGAGCATTAGATTCCATCAGCAATATCGAATTCAAAGAATATGACCTGACCAAAGGACAATACCTGTACCTTGTGCGGATTTGCGAGCATCCGGGGATTATTCAGGAGAAAGTGGCCGAGATGCTCAAGGTTGACCGGACCACGGCGGCCCGTGCGGTGCAGAAGCTGGAGACGAGCGGATTTATAGTCAAGAAAGATGACGCGCTGAACAAAAAAATCAAGAAGCTTTTCCCGACAGAGAAGGGGGAGCAGGTCTATCCTTTTCTCAGAAGAGAACATGAACATACCGACGCTGTTGCGCTGACCGGCTTCTCCGCTGAAGAGACAGAAACCCTGTCCCGGCTGCTGCAGAAGATGCGGGCTAACGTCGAGAAGGACTGGGAATACGTGAAAAAAGGCAATTTGCGAAACTATTGA
- a CDS encoding histidine kinase, which translates to MRIKFSIFQKMLVLLLILLTPVVALYYYSTSKSISVIQDELIKASLNRMELFVAQMDASIEKFDLASAPMLVDTSVLEYLYNLEMSDYALMKSRMLIQEKLSLASASGNWRNDVTVYFPQAHDSISSSPSYEYDPQEFERRFSLSWSYSEDLEIGSGFTRTYVTTGYKPARSEDLDVAVRVNLYKWSFENLLDTYKSGHSDNPFFYKKGRPFIASRSAGGPAVDEVIRDLGERVSGRDSGYLIHSYSGRSYLITYYYSSLLEWHLVDSVPLDQIIGPIRQQRLLFGASSVILLLTGITAASALYWNVHRPIFQLVRAVQRIKSGDYAYRLPKKSSNEFTFLMQNFNEMATQIQDLIENVLQSRILARDATLKQLQAQIHPHFLYNCLGYIINMTKMGHKKAVMDMAYHLADYYRYTTRMDNQGVSMDEELAFVSVHLEILRLRNDTLSYSIELPEGLSGLRIPRLLVQPMVENAIVHGLENVDYPGRVEISVSVKEGLLQLQVADNGKGLSDEQISRLHAELLIPAGEYAGCGLWNVYQRLQGNFGPDAQIIISRSTLGGLSVQLLWRIGTVEETEEG; encoded by the coding sequence ATGCGGATCAAATTCAGCATTTTTCAGAAAATGCTAGTATTGCTGCTGATTCTGCTGACGCCGGTCGTGGCGCTGTACTATTATTCTACATCCAAGAGCATTAGTGTCATCCAGGACGAGCTGATCAAGGCAAGCCTGAACCGGATGGAGCTGTTCGTGGCACAGATGGACGCCAGTATTGAGAAATTCGATCTGGCCTCCGCCCCGATGCTTGTAGATACAAGCGTGCTGGAATACCTGTATAACCTCGAAATGAGCGACTATGCTCTAATGAAGTCAAGAATGCTGATCCAGGAAAAGCTGTCCCTGGCCAGCGCATCGGGCAACTGGCGCAACGATGTGACAGTCTATTTCCCGCAGGCACATGACAGCATCTCTTCATCCCCCTCTTATGAGTATGATCCGCAGGAATTCGAGCGCCGCTTCTCCCTTAGCTGGAGCTATAGCGAAGACCTTGAGATCGGCTCCGGCTTCACCCGCACCTATGTTACCACCGGCTACAAACCGGCCCGTTCTGAGGATCTGGATGTTGCTGTCCGGGTTAACCTCTACAAATGGAGCTTCGAGAATCTGCTCGACACCTACAAATCCGGCCATTCGGACAACCCGTTCTTCTACAAAAAAGGCCGGCCCTTCATTGCCAGCCGCTCTGCGGGGGGACCGGCAGTGGATGAAGTAATCAGAGACCTGGGCGAACGGGTCAGCGGCCGGGATTCCGGCTACCTGATCCATTCGTACAGCGGAAGATCATACCTGATTACCTACTATTACTCCAGTCTCCTGGAGTGGCATCTGGTCGATTCTGTACCGCTTGACCAGATCATCGGGCCGATCAGGCAGCAAAGGTTATTATTCGGTGCATCCTCGGTCATTCTGCTTTTAACCGGGATCACCGCCGCCTCTGCCTTGTACTGGAACGTACACCGGCCGATCTTCCAGCTGGTACGCGCCGTGCAGCGGATCAAGAGCGGCGACTACGCATACCGGCTGCCGAAGAAATCAAGTAATGAATTCACCTTCCTTATGCAGAATTTCAACGAGATGGCAACACAGATCCAGGATCTGATCGAGAATGTCCTGCAATCCCGCATTCTGGCAAGGGATGCTACCCTGAAGCAGCTGCAGGCGCAGATCCACCCTCATTTTCTCTACAATTGCCTGGGCTACATCATTAATATGACCAAGATGGGGCACAAGAAGGCCGTTATGGATATGGCCTATCATCTGGCTGATTATTACCGCTATACGACCCGTATGGATAATCAGGGCGTCAGTATGGATGAGGAGCTGGCTTTTGTAAGCGTTCACCTGGAAATTCTCCGGCTGCGCAACGACACGCTGAGCTATAGCATCGAGCTCCCGGAAGGATTATCGGGGCTGCGGATTCCGCGGCTGCTGGTCCAGCCGATGGTAGAGAATGCAATTGTGCACGGGCTTGAGAATGTTGATTATCCGGGCAGAGTGGAGATCAGTGTCTCAGTGAAGGAAGGCCTGCTTCAGCTTCAGGTGGCTGATAACGGCAAAGGCCTCAGCGATGAGCAGATCAGCCGTCTGCACGCCGAGCTGCTTATCCCGGCAGGTGAATATGCCGGCTGCGGTCTCTGGAATGTGTACCAGCGGCTGCAGGGCAACTTCGGGCCGGATGCCCAAATTATCATCAGCCGCTCCACGCTGGGCGGGTTAAGTGTACAGCTGCTCTGGAGAATAGGAACGGTAGAAGAAACGGAGGAGGGATAG
- a CDS encoding response regulator translates to MLHLLVVDDEKHYADSLAETVPWGTLGISHVLKAYSASEALALIQSSPVDILMTDIRMPRMNGLELIEQARELIPGLKCLLLTGYADFDYARKAIELQALHYLIKPAKDEQLLDAMGRIVRQLEQERSMEQGFRIYRDNSTELKAGLLLKVLSGKLNGEALAGKLKLFDLPIPVPGSVLLCLISLGPPFCSQDLYSQFLIRFAVTNMLEELLMERYDCWPAADEEGNLLVLVYDLSGAPPAADWVHERMGLLCQEVQNLLKGEISASEAECHFPEGLQAGYMKAKSRLGTGGFHSGQLLEGSAEEQQLMRKLYEAPLLTHLLETEQWAAAEAKIRAFVSPLLHTGSPDLMRDVFLFLSNSFQYIANRSGRTLAQVLTPGQSAFMKGKAMLHASQLESWGLDALATLRGQLGEVTEDHNQAIVRRTQEYIRKEPGKDLSLTMLARLVFIHPNHLSKLFKQFTNSTVSQYIYEQRMLKACDLLKATNDKIYCIGESIGYPNTNWFIRKFRDLYQMTPQEYRDRTRAGME, encoded by the coding sequence ATGCTTCACCTGCTTGTGGTGGATGACGAGAAGCATTATGCAGACAGTCTCGCGGAGACGGTTCCCTGGGGGACGCTGGGCATATCCCATGTTCTCAAAGCTTATAGTGCAAGTGAGGCGCTTGCCTTGATCCAGTCTTCACCCGTCGACATTCTGATGACCGACATCCGGATGCCGCGCATGAACGGGCTGGAGCTGATCGAGCAGGCGAGAGAGCTCATTCCGGGACTTAAATGCCTGCTGCTCACGGGTTACGCAGACTTTGATTATGCCCGCAAGGCTATTGAGCTGCAGGCATTGCACTACCTGATCAAGCCGGCCAAGGATGAGCAGCTGCTTGATGCCATGGGCCGGATCGTGAGGCAGCTGGAGCAGGAGCGCTCCATGGAGCAGGGCTTCCGGATCTACCGGGATAATAGTACAGAGCTGAAAGCGGGTCTGCTGCTTAAGGTACTAAGCGGGAAGCTGAACGGTGAAGCTCTCGCCGGAAAGCTGAAGCTGTTCGATCTTCCCATTCCTGTACCCGGCTCTGTCCTGCTCTGTCTGATCAGTCTTGGCCCGCCGTTCTGCAGCCAGGATCTCTATTCGCAGTTCCTGATCCGGTTCGCAGTGACGAATATGCTGGAAGAGCTGCTGATGGAGCGTTATGACTGCTGGCCTGCGGCAGATGAGGAGGGAAACCTGCTGGTGCTGGTGTACGACCTGTCCGGTGCGCCGCCGGCGGCGGATTGGGTACATGAGCGGATGGGCCTGCTGTGCCAGGAGGTCCAGAATCTTCTGAAGGGTGAGATATCTGCAAGCGAAGCGGAATGTCACTTTCCGGAAGGGCTGCAGGCCGGATATATGAAGGCCAAATCACGGCTCGGAACGGGAGGCTTCCATTCCGGGCAGCTGCTGGAGGGCAGCGCCGAGGAGCAGCAGCTCATGCGCAAGCTGTACGAAGCGCCGCTGCTGACCCATCTGCTGGAGACAGAGCAGTGGGCGGCGGCGGAAGCCAAGATCCGCGCATTCGTCTCGCCGCTGCTGCATACCGGCTCGCCCGATCTGATGCGCGATGTCTTTCTCTTTCTGTCGAACAGCTTCCAGTATATTGCGAACCGCAGCGGCAGAACACTGGCTCAGGTGCTTACCCCCGGCCAGTCTGCGTTCATGAAGGGCAAAGCTATGCTGCACGCATCTCAGCTGGAGAGCTGGGGGCTGGATGCTCTGGCTACGCTCCGCGGCCAGCTGGGAGAAGTGACGGAGGACCATAATCAGGCCATTGTCCGCAGGACACAGGAGTATATCCGCAAGGAGCCGGGCAAGGATTTGTCGCTTACGATGCTGGCCAGGCTGGTCTTCATCCATCCCAACCATCTATCCAAGCTCTTCAAGCAATTTACGAACTCCACAGTATCCCAGTATATCTATGAACAGCGGATGCTCAAGGCCTGCGATCTGCTCAAAGCCACTAATGATAAAATCTACTGTATTGGCGAAAGTATCGGTTATCCCAATACGAACTGGTTTATCCGGAAATTCCGCGACTTGTATCAGATGACGCCGCAGGAATACAGGGACAGAACCCGGGCAGGAATGGAGTGA
- a CDS encoding MerR family transcriptional regulator, producing the protein MRTVKQVSDLTRISVRTLHYYDEIGLLKPSEITDAGYRLYDDEALEALQQILFFKELDFPLKAVKEIMTGPYYDKIQALNQHRKLLILKRDRLNGLIELVNQTIQGDKTMSFEEFDMSLYFQALVEFKREHEHEITKYFGSVDQFNELVEDLRSREWTIAKNAIQEFGSLEKFTDYAKNNLGNLPTIMEQYDQFKKVYLEEQLRKGNELQQVLTSDLSKDPSAEEIQRIVGDIVRLSTENHQLLKIEMPDNYWGYMIGNYLSEPAFIEATDKKYGDGASQFIAEAMKTYFKYTS; encoded by the coding sequence ATGAGAACGGTAAAGCAAGTTTCCGATTTGACCAGAATCAGTGTGCGCACACTGCATTATTACGATGAAATCGGACTGTTGAAACCAAGTGAAATTACTGACGCGGGTTACAGGCTTTATGACGATGAGGCTCTGGAAGCCCTGCAGCAGATCCTGTTTTTTAAAGAGCTTGATTTCCCATTAAAAGCGGTTAAGGAAATCATGACAGGTCCGTATTATGACAAAATACAAGCACTGAATCAGCATAGAAAACTGTTGATACTGAAACGGGATAGGCTGAATGGTTTAATAGAGCTTGTCAATCAAACCATACAAGGAGATAAGACCATGAGTTTTGAAGAATTTGATATGAGTCTGTATTTTCAGGCATTGGTTGAATTTAAACGGGAGCATGAGCATGAAATAACGAAGTATTTCGGCAGTGTGGATCAATTTAATGAGCTGGTGGAGGATCTCAGATCGAGGGAGTGGACGATTGCCAAAAATGCGATACAAGAGTTCGGGAGCCTGGAGAAATTTACTGATTACGCAAAGAACAATCTCGGAAATCTGCCAACTATCATGGAGCAGTACGATCAGTTCAAGAAAGTATATTTGGAAGAGCAGCTCCGTAAAGGAAATGAACTTCAACAGGTCCTTACCTCTGACTTAAGCAAAGATCCGTCAGCAGAGGAAATTCAAAGAATTGTGGGGGATATTGTCCGCTTGAGTACGGAAAACCATCAGCTTCTGAAAATCGAAATGCCGGACAACTATTGGGGCTATATGATCGGGAATTATTTGTCAGAGCCGGCCTTCATCGAAGCAACCGACAAGAAATATGGCGATGGTGCATCTCAGTTCATTGCAGAAGCTATGAAAACTTATTTCAAGTATACAAGCTGA
- a CDS encoding extracellular solute-binding protein, whose protein sequence is MIRKRSGALLLLAALAGCRDSGGTAAADNPGSGDVKPLWDFKYDPPITITTAIVDENRPNAFKPGESLTDNVHTRWMEENLGIITKFDWIVSKFDDYDTKIRLALAVNGKLPDTFYAEGDILKNLLKAGRLLPLDEAIEKYAHPKLKEAIKKYAYSMAEVTIDGKSYGLPRFVAGDEGTVMWIRKDWLEKLSLDPPATIGELENVLKAFSEQDPNGNGIDDETGLAVPLKEGPWSWMGQTDAIAGAFSTQMLCTSDIKLFWNDDGSGKLVYGAVHPDARKYLEIMASWMAKGYIDRDAGIQDSSKAAELAVKGTAGVMFGPFWMGAWPLGDTVKNAPGAEWQAYPLPAGPDGLKGKAQKALHGIYTVFSKDFTNIEAWFAYYNKLLAKNFGPQDPYFDPRFATGYHEGYDYVIRDGKIITVNFAAEGVPRDQWPLADGSSIDMRWMLYPLTGGALVLPYMSSEAIRKLSEQSGTEVSTPIEQSIKGLNSAQLAAARLAVSEQELEIPNRYHGPLTDGMEKNGVFLQKLATESYISIIYGEKPLSYFDQFVDLFYKNGGDVITDEVNEWYQENKP, encoded by the coding sequence ATGATCAGGAAAAGAAGCGGGGCATTGCTGCTGCTGGCAGCTCTGGCAGGCTGCAGGGACAGCGGCGGAACAGCGGCGGCGGACAATCCGGGTAGCGGTGACGTGAAGCCGTTATGGGATTTCAAATATGATCCGCCGATTACAATTACAACGGCGATTGTGGATGAGAACCGGCCGAACGCCTTCAAGCCGGGTGAGAGTCTGACAGACAACGTGCATACCCGCTGGATGGAGGAGAACCTGGGGATCATCACGAAATTTGACTGGATTGTCAGCAAGTTCGATGATTACGACACCAAAATCCGGCTCGCGCTCGCGGTGAACGGGAAGCTGCCGGATACCTTCTATGCTGAAGGGGATATCCTGAAGAACCTGCTCAAGGCAGGCCGGCTGCTGCCGTTGGATGAGGCGATTGAGAAATACGCCCACCCGAAGCTCAAGGAAGCGATTAAGAAATATGCTTATTCCATGGCTGAGGTGACTATTGACGGCAAGAGCTATGGCCTTCCCCGTTTCGTCGCAGGTGATGAAGGGACGGTAATGTGGATCCGCAAGGATTGGCTGGAGAAGCTGTCGCTGGACCCGCCAGCAACGATCGGTGAGCTGGAGAATGTACTGAAGGCTTTCTCCGAGCAGGATCCCAATGGAAATGGCATAGATGATGAAACCGGGCTGGCCGTTCCGCTGAAGGAGGGTCCGTGGAGCTGGATGGGGCAGACAGATGCAATCGCAGGTGCCTTCTCGACCCAGATGCTCTGCACATCAGATATTAAGCTGTTCTGGAATGATGACGGGAGCGGCAAGCTGGTCTATGGCGCTGTACATCCGGATGCCCGCAAATATCTGGAGATCATGGCCTCCTGGATGGCAAAAGGCTATATAGACCGGGATGCCGGCATCCAGGATTCCAGTAAAGCCGCCGAGCTGGCCGTTAAAGGAACGGCCGGTGTAATGTTCGGCCCGTTCTGGATGGGGGCCTGGCCGCTGGGCGATACGGTTAAGAACGCCCCGGGAGCCGAGTGGCAGGCATACCCGCTTCCAGCAGGGCCGGACGGGCTGAAGGGGAAGGCGCAGAAGGCGCTCCACGGGATCTATACCGTGTTCAGCAAGGATTTCACGAATATAGAAGCCTGGTTCGCTTATTATAACAAGCTGCTTGCCAAAAATTTCGGCCCGCAGGATCCTTACTTCGACCCGCGGTTCGCTACAGGATATCACGAAGGCTACGATTATGTAATCAGGGACGGGAAGATCATTACCGTTAATTTCGCAGCGGAAGGAGTGCCGAGAGACCAATGGCCGCTTGCAGACGGATCGTCCATAGATATGCGCTGGATGCTCTATCCGCTGACAGGCGGCGCACTGGTGCTGCCCTATATGAGCTCTGAGGCCATCCGGAAGCTGTCGGAGCAATCGGGTACTGAAGTGAGCACGCCGATTGAACAGAGCATCAAAGGTCTCAATTCAGCACAGCTGGCCGCAGCCAGACTTGCCGTTTCCGAGCAGGAGCTGGAAATCCCGAACCGCTATCACGGACCATTAACCGACGGGATGGAGAAGAACGGGGTCTTCCTGCAGAAGCTCGCCACAGAAAGTTATATCAGTATTATATACGGCGAGAAGCCGCTATCTTATTTTGATCAGTTCGTGGACCTCTTCTATAAGAATGGCGGCGATGTCATCACGGATGAAGTGAATGAGTGGTACCAGGAGAACAAGCCATGA
- a CDS encoding GNAT family N-acetyltransferase, with the protein MSIHIRACTPEDLLELQAVSIETFSETFKEQNTPENMKAYMDKAFNLPQLQQELANPESQFMFVELDQEVAGYAKVNINGAQSESMGDDTLELERIYIRRKFQKHGLGRILLSKAVEFANGQNKQKLWLGVWEHNVNACAFYERMGFVQTGAHSFVMGDDEQTDYIMTKVL; encoded by the coding sequence ATGAGCATACACATTAGAGCTTGTACACCGGAGGATTTGCTTGAGCTTCAAGCAGTCAGCATTGAGACATTTAGCGAGACCTTTAAGGAGCAAAATACACCGGAGAATATGAAGGCTTATATGGATAAGGCCTTTAATCTGCCCCAGCTGCAGCAGGAGCTGGCCAATCCTGAATCTCAATTCATGTTCGTTGAGCTTGATCAGGAAGTGGCCGGTTATGCCAAGGTCAATATTAATGGTGCCCAATCTGAATCCATGGGGGATGACACGCTTGAGCTGGAGCGGATCTATATCCGGCGTAAATTTCAGAAGCACGGGCTTGGCAGAATACTGCTGAGTAAAGCTGTGGAGTTCGCAAACGGACAGAATAAGCAGAAGTTATGGCTTGGCGTCTGGGAGCATAATGTAAACGCCTGCGCTTTTTATGAGCGGATGGGGTTCGTGCAGACTGGTGCCCACTCCTTCGTTATGGGGGATGACGAGCAGACGGATTATATCATGACCAAAGTACTCTAA